The Xanthomonas sp. CFBP 8443 genome has a window encoding:
- a CDS encoding DinB family protein, translating into MTASLLASQFAYKAWANAELLQALAQIDAAAYPAQRLRAIRLLNHTYVVDRIFAAHLDGGTHAFTASNTPQTPELDALHASVAESDQWYAGYIAQLDATALRQSLAFRFTDGDAGRMTREEMLFHVLAHGAYHRGNIAMLLSECGLEQPRELFTRFLHAREPQRRGAASA; encoded by the coding sequence GCCAATGCCGAACTGCTGCAGGCGCTGGCGCAGATCGATGCGGCAGCGTATCCGGCGCAACGCCTGCGCGCGATCCGGCTGTTGAACCACACCTATGTCGTGGACCGGATCTTCGCCGCGCACCTGGACGGCGGCACGCATGCGTTTACGGCCAGCAACACGCCGCAGACGCCGGAACTGGATGCATTGCACGCGTCCGTCGCCGAATCCGACCAATGGTATGCCGGCTACATCGCCCAACTCGACGCGACCGCATTGCGGCAGTCGCTCGCGTTCCGCTTCACCGACGGCGATGCCGGCCGCATGACCCGCGAGGAAATGCTGTTCCACGTGCTGGCGCATGGCGCCTATCACCGCGGCAACATCGCCATGCTGCTGAGCGAGTGCGGGCTGGAGCAGCCGCGCGAGCTGTTCACCCGCTTCCTGCACGCGCGCGAACCCCAGCGCCGAGGCGCGGCGTCGGCTTAG